From Clarias gariepinus isolate MV-2021 ecotype Netherlands chromosome 1, CGAR_prim_01v2, whole genome shotgun sequence:
agtttcacttAAGCTTGCATACcatcaacgttttcttattgCAGTGGAGCCATAATCTGATTGCCTGATTcatatctgaaacactggcctcccatgAACTCCattaatagcccaaacatgcAGAACTGGCGAGGTCAGGACTTTACAGGGGATGTTGCAATAACTAGCAGTGCAATGAGCATCATGAGGTCATGCATCGTCTTCCAAAAACAGAACATCTTTGCTGATCAAACCAAGCTGTTTTTTCCTGAGAGCATTCCACTCGCAGAGTGTTCATGGGAAAGACTGCAGTAGGCGCCAAGCCACCTTATCCGCCATTGGACTTCACGGACatacgacttttttttttttttaatgtttgcaacattcaaatgttttactccgactaagagtctcatcactttCTCATACTTTGTTTGGAGTCTTTTATAAAAGATTCCCAGTTAGATATGAATGTCTTTCATTAAAACATGCAACGTGTCATTGAacttcattttaaaatcattcacAATTATTCACAAACTGTTGGTTTATCTCTTAGAAAAACATTAGCTATGAGGCAGGGTAATCATTTATACTGATTAACCTCCAGTGCTATCTGACTAACTCTATTTGACAATAATAAAGAAAAGGGTTTTATGACTGCAGCACTTTTAAGCTGGGAAATTATCCAAGAATCTTTCTCATTATAACATTTCAGACAGCTAAAAAGGCGCTGGATATCTTCACaaaaacacttacagtaaatCACGATggctgtttcttttcttttttatttctgtcacaTTGTTTATTAGAGCTAAGACTAGTTCTACCTGTGATTTACTCCTGACTAGTATGGGCTCACGGAACATCTCATTTTTACACAGCTGGCAATACTCTGTGTCAGTCAAGTACTTCCAATTACAGCAATTTTCCCCCTAAATCCATGTATGGATCTGGCCAGTTGTGCTTGGCTTGGGTCAGAAGGAAGCACAGTCAGTGGTACTGACAGACATTCTCTTGGAAAATGAAACGGTGTATCTTGGCTCGCTTTTTCACACATAACACAGgtgtttcttttacatttaaagctACTTCTATTGATACATGATCCAGACATATTTTTAATACAGATATACTCACAAAAAGGATATTCAGTTTATTCGATTTAGGAGAAGGATTTTCATCCTCTTTTTGGAAAGCTACCCCAATTTAAGGGTCAAAATTCTTGAGATATAACCCtcccatacatacacacacacacacacacaaacatctgcAGGCACTTTATCCTCAAACCTAATGAAAGGCTCGTGCTTCATGTTGCACCTTATCAAACTCAAGATATGAAGTCAGTAGCATGCATCTTGACTGTTAAATCCAACCTAAAGTGCTACTTTGATCTGATACACACAAGAGCACTGAACCTTTCATTCCACTGATAAGTTAGAGTtaaaaatgagttttaaaaatGAGCACTCTTGCTGCTCTTGCATTTTTGTAATGACATGTGTGTAATACATATGAGATTaaagcatatttattaattattatatctCATTAATAAGCTTATTAGGGCACTCCCATCAACAACCAAACATATGTATACTTATATTTTTAGTTGCAGGCTaaaagccttgctcaagggcccaacagtggcaactgggAGATAgcaggatttgaacctgggatctcccCCAGCAATAGTCCAAAGCCTTAACCATTAAACTAGCCTTGCCCCACACATGCTTCCTTTAAGGCATTTGATGCTCGTATCAACATCTTTTCAAGGAGCAGCACAACACAATTGGAGAGAAGATACTATCCCAGCTTCCCATATAGCAAAATGGTTAAAGCATCTGCACTGAAAGCAGCTGATCCCTGGTTCGTATCTGGAGAAGGTTCACTTTAGGGGCAGTTCACTTTGGGGGTAGTGGTAGTTCATGGGGCTAAGAAGTTACTGATCGGCGGTTCAATTCCCAgctccaccaagttgccactgttgggcctatGAACAAGCCCCTTAACCCTATTTGCTCCAGGGatctgtatcatggctgaccctgcgatCTGACCCCAATTACGCTGCGATATGCgaaaaaagaattttactgtgctgtgtaaatgtgacaaaaggcttaacttaactttcCACCCCTTCCACTTGCATGATCTCACAGATGCCCATATTGGGCTAGTCTTGATATGATTGATGGGAGATTGTGATTAGACTCCAACTCCTCTGCCACAAAAGCCCATGGCCAAACCGCTTTCTAGGCTCCTGGTTATGGATGGCTGTAGCCTCACCCAAGAATCAAACTTGCAACCTCAGGATGATAAATGAAAACATGTTGGaattaaactaatttaatgTACATATTGTTCATAGACTTATAACATTTACTAGTTGtgcttatccagagtgacttagatattgttttattcattataaatatatatgcaaaaaaaaaaaacaatgtgatgagttttttttttttttattttgttttaaggtGAAACTTTGTGCAAGTGCTGAACACAATCACTATGGGACCCAGTTCCTGGAGCCTTTGTGTCCTCTTCTGTGCCTGGACATTGGGACAAAGTATGGGCCTGTCTCGGAGACGGAGGGCCTGGGAAGAAAAGGGAGAAGATGGTCCCAAAAAGTGCTCATACACCTTTCTGGTCCCTGAGCAGAAGATCACAGGTCCTATCTGTGCAAGTCGTGGACCTTCAATTCCAGACAAAGATCGTGTCAACAGGATGGACATAGCAGATGTCCGTGAGCTAATGTCCAAGCAAAGACGTGAGATAGATACTCTGCGGCTGGTCGTGGATGTGGATGGCAACATGGTGAATGAGATGAAATTGCTGCGGAAGGAGTCTCGTAACATGAATTCCCGCGTTACACAGCTCTACATGCAGCTTCTGCATGAGATAATTCGCAAACGGGACAATTCTCTGGAGCTTGCACAACTTGAAGGCCGCATTCTCAATGCCACAGCAGAGGCACTGCGACTTTCAGCACGATACAGGGATCTTGAGGCCAGATTCTCGACTCTTGCTGCTGTGGTCAATAATCAGTCTGTTCTGATTGGTGCTCTGGAAGAGCGGTGTCTACAGGTGTATGGAAACCGCAGGCAGGAGCCACTTCCCCCACCGCTTGTTCAGGTGgttccagaaaacattccagtgcaTGTACCCCGTTTTTCGAATGAGATCCAGAGGGTCCACAGTCGGGCTTTCCACAGGGACAGGGGATCCAGAGCAGGACCAGAACCCACTGAAAGTACCCTGGAACTCAAACGAACACTATCTGGGAACTTTAGCTCTGAAGGTAATTGAGAATCAAACTTTATCGGATAAtcaattatactgtaaatgtacaatATCTAGTGTTAGGAAAAATTGTGACACAAGGGATGGTTAAGTGTTCAATTGGGTCTATGACATCTgcaatgcataaataaaataagtatacAAGATGGgacatttattataattctgTACACTTAAAGTTTGCATCTTTTCTCTAATTGGTGTTGGTATTGGTTGAGTGGGCACTGGTCAGACGTTCTTTGGGTTGAAGTGGAAGTGGGATTACAGAACCAGTCCACACCTTTTCGTTTATTTGAAATTACGGTATAGTCCAAATGTCAACTTCTTGGCCTGAAACCCAGACTTTGCACATTTTTAGACATATTTTAAGGACTCTGCTGTCTTTCAATCTAACAGACCACAAAGTATGCTATAGCAATGCCTCTTTAGCTATCAAAATATTTTACCATGCACTCAGCACAAATGTTAACGCGCCAAAACCACAAGTAGGAAGTGCCTGTGTTTATGTTTACTCTCTACCTGTCTTCTCTTCATGTTCTGTTCCAGATGATGAATTTAACCTTAAGAAAAGTAATTGCCTAGGTTAAAACCCTTATGAGAAACTCCCTTTAAAACTTTTCAACATTGTCATAAAGCGACTTTGCAGAAATCAACATGTAACTATAGATTTATATTCCTAATGAGCTAGAGGCAACAGTGGACAGGATCTTTCTGAGATGACATGGGGtgtgaggaaccagactcaaaaagaAGTCTGTTTTCTTCTAGGGAAAAGGAAAGTGCTATTATAAACCATAGGCCTAGCAGAATGGTacactaaaaagtaaaaaaaacaagtttgtacaaggatgtgttttttttctgaaattgtAGACTTAATGATTACATCAGCAGTCCTTGGGTACACATCTGCAGTATCCTAGTAAGATGTTCCACTCATGCCAAGTTAAATAATCTATTTCTGGATCTGTTCTCTTTAGGATATCTATTGTATGTGGgaattatatcatattatatcatatatctGAACGGGGCATTTATTTGTTGTCATACTCTTTCTGATTTCGAGGTCCTTTCCGCGACTGCCTTCATGCTATGCAGGCCGGACATTCCGCCAGTGGGATGTACCTTCTTAAACCAGATGGGAGTGACAGGCCGTTTCAAGCGTGGTGTGAACAAGATGTGGACAATGGAGGCTGGACCATCATCCAGAGACGGAAAGATGGATCTGTTAATTTTTTCAGAAACTGGGAGAGTTATAAGGTAAAGTGTTTAAAGCTTGTCTCTATCCTTAGTAATTTTATACTGTAACTCAATTCTTTTTAGTAATAGGATCAAGATTGTTCCAAAGttcaatttttttggtttattcagaaatagaaatattactGAGAACCTAAACTTATAAAAGTATAAACAGTGTGTCAAAAACTTTTGCAAATGGAAATATCCCGCCAAAAATGTACCTAAGCAAAAATAACAGAGTTGCTAGTTTGTGCTAAGtcctttataaatattaaaaagtaaatattttcattgaaaagaaaaatgatatcAGTTAATGTcaggttttcattatttcttttaaaagaagTTTCAGTGTAAATCTACTATGACGTTTTGCCTGAAAGCTTCATTCAGGCGCTGGAAATTTGTTTTGGATTTTGGCATAAGTGCTTGTTTAATCTGGCATTAGCAAAGAGTTCATGTTAATAGATGATGAACATGCAGGATTTATACATTAATCAGCTTGTGAAGTGGCTGGAGGCTAAACTGAAGTGGTTCGATGGTAAACCGAAGGGATTGGGCGCTAAACTGAAGGCAGTGGATGCTAAACTGAAGCAATTGGATTAGCATTTCAAGTGATTCATTGCCAAACTTTAGGGAATGGATGCCAAACTGAGGGGATTTGATGCTAAAGTGAATGCACTGGATACTAGACTTGAGGAATTAATGCTAATCTGAAGTGATTCATTGCTAAACTTTAGGGATTGGATGCCAAACTGAAGGGATTTGATGCTAAAATGAAGCCATTTGATGCTATACTGAAGGGATTCATCGCTAAACTAAAGGAATTGGATGCTAAACTGAAATGAGGGCATTGGATGCTTAACTGAAAGGATTGGATGCTAATATGAAGTGATTCATTGCTAAACTTTAGGGATTGGATGTCAAACTGAAGGGATTTGATGCTAAACTGAAGCCATTTGATGCTAAACTGAAGGAATTGTATGCTAAACTGAAATGAGGGCATTGGATGCTTAACTGAAAGGATTGGATGCTAATATGAAGTAATTCATTGCTAAACTTTAGGGATTGGATGCCAAACTGAAAGGATTTGATGCTAAACTGTAGCCATTTGATGCTAAACTGAAGGAATTGTATGCTAAACTTAAATGAGGGCATTGGATGCTTAACTGAAAGGATTGGATGCTAATTTGAAGTAATTCATTGCTAAACTTTAGGGATTGGATGCCAAACTGAAAGGATTTGATGCTAAACTGAAGCCATTTGATGCTAAACTAAAGGAATTGTATGCTAAACTGAAATGAGGGCATTGGATGCTAAACTGAAAGGATTGGATGCTAATATGAAGTGATTCAATGCTAAACTGAAGGAATTGTTTGCTAAACTGAGGCTAAACTGAAGAGATTGTATATGAAACAGTGTCTCTTCAGTTGATATTTAGCACTCAGACATTAGgtggatgaaaagaagaaaCCTTTACAATTTGTAATTCAATAATAATCAAGTAAAGTATAAATATGTCAAAACAAGTATAGTAGTAAGCACAATTACACAAGTATTTCCACCCCGGTCTCCAATATTCTTCCACATCCCTGTGTGCTAAAGAAAAGTAGCTTCACTTTTACAAAGTGTCAAGTAACATAAGGCAGCAAAGCAGGACGGCACGTTCAGTGCCAAACCTCTTTATGTTCTTTCCAGACTGTGGGTTCTCTTGCATGGGGATCTCTCAGGAACAGATGCATGCTATCTAAGCTGTCATGTGTGATTGAGGGTACTGTTCAACTACGCCAGAAATGTGACGCCCCATTATTCCTACCTAACACTGTCTCTCAGCATGCTTCtctcctgtctcacacacagccACACATACAAGTGAAAGATGACTCTTAAAACCTCAAGACGTTTGTCATGATTCCAGGTCCTAATGGAAAACCTCGTTCTGAACCAATAGGTTTATGTTACTTCTTTTTCTTAAGGAAATATATTTGGCCACAAATTGCGCTCGCTTGCGTAAAAAACACGCACAAATAACATAGTCGCTGTCCAATATTTGTATGTGGTTAACTGCAATTCAGGCAGACTAAGATATCAGCATTTTTCACATCAAGTTTTGCTTTAGAGGAATCAAATACATCATTTATCCAGGAGCTCCGGTGGTTTGGTTTTGCATGCATTTGTATGCAagtaatttaaagaaatattttttttttatttaaattttattaatcaaaATTGATGGTAATTTAAGTTCAGCAGTACATAGTGAAATTCTTAATTCTTTACATATCCCAGCGTTGTTAGTAGGCtgaggtcagagcacagggtcagccattatactgtacggtgcccctggagcagacagggttaagggtgTGGTCAATGGCCCAACAGCACCCTACCGATTAGTAAGATAACACATCGACCCTAAGTAAGTATATTACAATACTGTAGGTCTTGGTTGTTATAAGTTTTCCTGCTCTGTTCACAGGCTGCGTCACTCGGAATATGAGTTCAATGTAAGTAACCAGGGTCCAATTCCACAACCCTGattccatgcaaaaatgcaCTCGAAAGTTCAATTGAGACTTATATGAAGCTTCTGCACTCATTTAATCCCACTGAGCTTAATCGAATTGGAATCTTAAAAATTTATAGTGTACTTAGTACAAATTTAACTCTTTCCTTTCCCTGGAAAATACATCTATGGTGTTGACCTGAAAAGTGCACAGCTGCCAAAATCTGATTGGACTCTGCAGAAGTCTAATCAGATCAAGTTCCAAGTAAGATTTTGGCAGCCATTCACTTTTAGACCTATTGCAATGTGGTCTAACAACCACCTCAATTTAGATTTAAGGCAgtcctgaaaaataaaaaactatccCTTTAAGATTTTACCAAGTTCTTTGTTTACAGCAGGTTAATGAAATGATTCTCTTAAACAGTAACAAGCTTCCCTTTTTGTTTGAATCCGTGTAGTAAacctaatttattttcattccatTTCACTCCAGCAAGGTTTTGGCAATATAGACAGCGAACACTGGCTTGGTCTGGAGAATATATACCACTTAGGAAAACAGGGAGATTACAAACTGTTGGTGGAGCTTCAGGACTGGATGGAAAAGAAAGTGTATGCAGCCTACAGCAGCTTCCATCTGGAGCCTGAGAGTGAATCCTACCGCCTGCGTCTGGGCGTTTACCAGGGCAATGCTGGGGATTCTTTAACTAGCCATAATGGCAAACAGTTCACCACGCTGGATCGAGACAAGGATGCCTTCTCAGGTTATTGTTGAATTTAGACTTATTAGTGCTCCACTGATGGCTGGTTGTTACATAAAAGTCATTCTTCAAGTCCAAAGCACAAACTGTCTTACTCATACAGTATCTTCCTTTCTTACAGGAAACTGTGCTCACTTCCATAAAGGTGGCTGGTGGTACAATGCATGTGGTCAGGCCAACCTTAATGGCGTGTGGTACTCTGGTGGTGTGTATCGCAACAAGTTCCAAGATGGCATCTTCTGGGCGGACTACGGAGGAGGCTTCTACTCCATGAAAGCCATACGCATGATGATCAGACCTATTgactgaaacagaaacaaaactaTAATCTGAATCCCCAATCTTTGTGCATACGCAGTGGCAAAACTGCAAATCCAAAACCTTTGGAATAGCTGGGATAAAACTCGATTTCTCTTTCAAGTAACTAAAATGGCCAATTCTATCAGCTTTACAAGCCCAGACCTTTGGGACTTCCCTGGCACACAAGGCATTTATGCACATTGCATAATGATTAGAGATTATACATGAGGTTTCTTTGGTTGTATTTCTTCATGAGGGATGTTGTTAAAATGCCATCGTGCTTAGCTTAGAActtattagcttttttttcttccacttttCCTGTTCGGGGTTGTGCTTACAACAGGCTAAGAAGGTCAGCCcagatttttaaattaaaacacattttacttgTATGTCACTTTAAACAGTATATATCTTTAGTTATACTGTAGGTTATTTTTTTGGCCACATATTCCAGGTCCTGCACAGTGTTCTACAGATGTTCCCTTCCAACTGTGAAAAAATCCTTTCAATCCTTTGGGATTTGCCCAGAGGTTTCGGTCCAGTGGAACATGCCTTTTACAAGTCTAGCATGAGCCTTAATGCCAAACCTCATGAACTGGCTCATCAGATCCTTTTCCCACTAGTCCAAATTACCGGAGCCAGTTTCTAGTGCAAGGGGTAGACCATCCATCTGAACATGTGGTTAGTCAGGTTGAACCGAATCCTGGTATATTTTCCCCTTTGGTCAGTTCTTTAGGCAGGAAAGCTCACATCATTCACACTTTATTGTTTTCCAAAC
This genomic window contains:
- the angptl1b gene encoding angiopoietin-related protein 1b — encoded protein: MGPSSWSLCVLFCAWTLGQSMGLSRRRRAWEEKGEDGPKKCSYTFLVPEQKITGPICASRGPSIPDKDRVNRMDIADVRELMSKQRREIDTLRLVVDVDGNMVNEMKLLRKESRNMNSRVTQLYMQLLHEIIRKRDNSLELAQLEGRILNATAEALRLSARYRDLEARFSTLAAVVNNQSVLIGALEERCLQVYGNRRQEPLPPPLVQVVPENIPVHVPRFSNEIQRVHSRAFHRDRGSRAGPEPTESTLELKRTLSGNFSSEGPFRDCLHAMQAGHSASGMYLLKPDGSDRPFQAWCEQDVDNGGWTIIQRRKDGSVNFFRNWESYKQGFGNIDSEHWLGLENIYHLGKQGDYKLLVELQDWMEKKVYAAYSSFHLEPESESYRLRLGVYQGNAGDSLTSHNGKQFTTLDRDKDAFSGNCAHFHKGGWWYNACGQANLNGVWYSGGVYRNKFQDGIFWADYGGGFYSMKAIRMMIRPID